From a single Microbacterium terrisoli genomic region:
- a CDS encoding DNA-3-methyladenine glycosylase 2 family protein, producing the protein MSTTAQTFDERYRAIDARDPRFDGQFITAVRSTGIYCRPSCPARTPKPANVTFFPTAAAAHEAGYRACKRCLPDAAPGSPEWNLRTDAAARAMRFIQDGVVEREGVPGLARRLGYSERQLGRILTTELGAGPLALARAHRAHTARMLLVGTGLSAAEVAFSAGFASVRQFNDTVREVFGMTPLELRARRREAPGTVAPGHISLLLAYRRPIDLPGLFGWMQARAVDGVEVATADSYERTLALPQGPGWFRIRVDGDQLRLDTRLTHLADLPVLIARVRRLFDLDADPVGIDAALSRHPELQAAVAATPGIRVPGAVDAGEMLVRAMIGQQITVAAARTALTRLTAALGEKLPDGSLLFPTMAAIAAHGPEVLRGPGARIRAITAAAGALASGGLGLSAGDDPVAQREALLALAGVGPWTADYVRMRVTGDPDVFLPGDVAARAGAARLGLPGDAKPLTAWAAGAAPWRSYLTAHFWRATSTPVKENP; encoded by the coding sequence ATGAGCACGACGGCGCAGACGTTCGACGAGCGATATCGGGCGATCGACGCGCGTGACCCGCGGTTCGACGGCCAGTTCATCACGGCCGTGCGCTCGACCGGCATCTACTGCCGTCCGAGCTGCCCGGCGCGCACGCCCAAGCCCGCGAACGTCACCTTCTTTCCGACGGCGGCCGCCGCCCACGAGGCGGGGTATCGCGCGTGCAAGCGCTGCCTGCCGGATGCGGCGCCCGGCTCGCCGGAGTGGAATCTGCGAACGGATGCCGCGGCCCGCGCGATGCGCTTCATCCAGGACGGCGTCGTCGAGCGCGAGGGAGTGCCCGGCCTCGCCCGCCGGCTCGGCTACTCCGAACGCCAGCTCGGCCGCATCCTCACAACAGAACTCGGCGCGGGCCCCCTGGCTCTTGCCCGTGCGCACCGCGCCCACACCGCACGCATGCTGCTCGTGGGCACCGGACTGTCGGCCGCCGAGGTCGCGTTCTCGGCCGGCTTCGCCAGCGTGCGGCAGTTCAACGACACGGTGCGCGAGGTGTTCGGCATGACACCGCTCGAGCTGCGCGCGCGGCGGCGCGAGGCCCCCGGCACCGTCGCACCGGGACACATCTCGCTGCTGCTGGCCTATCGACGGCCGATCGATCTGCCGGGGCTTTTCGGGTGGATGCAGGCCCGCGCCGTCGACGGCGTCGAGGTCGCGACAGCCGACTCGTACGAGCGCACGCTCGCGCTCCCGCAGGGTCCGGGGTGGTTCCGCATCCGTGTCGACGGCGACCAGCTGCGCCTGGACACGCGGCTGACCCACCTCGCGGACTTGCCGGTGCTGATCGCGCGGGTGCGGCGCCTGTTCGACCTGGACGCCGACCCGGTGGGCATCGATGCGGCGCTGTCGCGGCATCCCGAACTGCAAGCCGCGGTCGCTGCCACCCCGGGCATCCGCGTGCCGGGGGCGGTGGATGCCGGAGAGATGCTCGTGCGCGCGATGATCGGCCAGCAGATCACGGTCGCCGCGGCCCGCACCGCGCTGACGCGCCTGACCGCCGCGCTCGGGGAGAAGCTGCCGGACGGGTCGCTGCTGTTCCCGACGATGGCGGCGATCGCCGCGCACGGGCCCGAGGTGCTGCGCGGGCCGGGCGCCCGGATCCGTGCGATCACGGCGGCGGCCGGGGCCCTGGCCTCCGGCGGACTGGGCCTGAGCGCGGGCGATGACCCGGTCGCGCAGCGCGAGGCGCTGCTGGCGCTGGCGGGGGTCGGCCCGTGGACGGCCGACTACGTGCGCATGCGCGTGACCGGTGACCCCGACGTGTTCCTGCCCGGCGACGTCGCCGCCCGCGCGGGCGCCGCGCGTCTCGGGCTGCCCGGCGACGCGAAGCCGCTGACCGCGTGGGCTGCCGGCGCGGCGCCCTGGCGCAGCTACCTGACCGCACACTTCTGGCGTGCGACATCCACCCCTGTGAAGGAGAACCCATGA
- a CDS encoding methylated-DNA--[protein]-cysteine S-methyltransferase, whose translation MTSISQTIDTPDGPFTIVADEAGRVLASGWTAEVEEVVTRIHPRLRPTDVADGQTDAAAAVIAYYEGDLSAIERVEVRQVGTAMQEGGWRALRTITPGRPLSYTEFAAELGQPDAVRAVASICARNAPALFVPCHRVLRSDGTMGGFAWGSDVKRSLLAREADAAA comes from the coding sequence ATGACCAGCATTTCGCAGACCATCGACACCCCCGACGGCCCGTTCACGATCGTGGCCGACGAGGCCGGACGTGTGCTCGCGTCGGGCTGGACCGCCGAGGTCGAAGAGGTGGTGACCCGCATCCATCCCCGCCTGCGGCCGACCGACGTCGCAGACGGGCAGACGGATGCCGCCGCCGCCGTGATCGCGTACTACGAGGGCGATCTGTCGGCGATCGAGCGCGTGGAGGTGCGCCAGGTCGGCACGGCGATGCAGGAAGGCGGATGGCGCGCGCTGCGCACCATCACACCGGGCCGGCCGCTGTCTTATACGGAGTTCGCCGCCGAGCTCGGGCAGCCGGACGCCGTGCGCGCCGTCGCCTCGATCTGCGCACGCAACGCGCCGGCGCTGTTCGTGCCCTGCCATCGCGTGCTGCGCAGCGATGGCACGATGGGCGGGTTCGCGTGGGGGAGCGACGTGAAGCGGAGCCTGCTGGCCCGCGAGGCCGACGCCGCCGCGTGA
- a CDS encoding ABC transporter ATP-binding protein: MSASSSPRLSTLRALARLYPWVKPVLPRLIGGMFAALAAAVMTLLIPIVLQAAVDGPIADGHIPMIVWACVGVLVLGVLEAVFVYLRRAFVLAPATRVEYRIRQDFYQRLQRLPVAFHDRWQSGQLLSRMMQDINLVRRWLVFGLVLLVVNVLTIVIGTVLLFRWHWALGTAFIVISIPLWFFGYRFEQHYGSLTRQSQDRAGDLATAVEESVHGIRVLKAFGRGKHALQKFARQADGLRGIEMRKAREVGLLWFWLDAVPMFAFAVCLLLGIWLATQGQLTVGELFGFFAMATALRWPLESLGFLFSFLMDARTATDRIFEVFNEANTITSPADPSTIIAPHGELAFRGVHFRYQDAAAHERDLLDGVDLVLRPGETMALVGLTGSGKTTLTTLPARLYDVTGGAVELDGVDVRELTLSELRRHIAMAFEDATLFSASVRENVLLGRDDLDPHSPEAQAVLDEALETAQAHFAYELPDGVDTTVGEEGLSLSGGQRQRLALARAVAAAPTVMVLDDPLSALDVDTEALVEGALRRVLASTTALIVAHRSSTVALADRVALLQDGRVTAVGTHAELLRTSDHYRFVISSLETEDQRVREVEVNL, encoded by the coding sequence ATGTCTGCTTCGTCATCCCCGCGTCTGTCCACTCTGCGCGCTCTCGCGCGCCTGTACCCCTGGGTCAAACCCGTCCTTCCGCGACTGATCGGCGGCATGTTCGCCGCGCTCGCGGCAGCGGTGATGACCCTGCTCATCCCGATCGTGCTGCAGGCCGCCGTGGACGGCCCGATCGCCGACGGGCACATTCCGATGATCGTCTGGGCATGCGTGGGCGTGCTCGTGCTCGGCGTGCTCGAAGCGGTGTTCGTCTACCTGCGCCGCGCATTCGTGCTGGCCCCCGCGACTCGCGTCGAATACCGCATCCGCCAGGACTTCTACCAGCGCCTGCAGCGCCTGCCGGTCGCCTTCCACGACCGCTGGCAGTCGGGCCAGCTGCTCTCGCGCATGATGCAGGACATCAACCTCGTGCGCCGCTGGCTCGTGTTCGGCCTGGTGCTGCTGGTGGTGAACGTGCTGACGATCGTCATCGGCACCGTGCTGCTGTTCCGCTGGCACTGGGCGCTGGGCACGGCGTTCATCGTCATCTCGATTCCGCTGTGGTTCTTCGGCTACCGCTTCGAGCAGCACTACGGGTCGCTGACCCGACAGAGCCAGGACCGCGCGGGCGATCTGGCCACCGCCGTCGAAGAGAGCGTGCACGGCATCCGGGTGCTCAAGGCCTTCGGTCGCGGCAAGCACGCGCTGCAGAAGTTCGCCCGCCAGGCCGACGGCCTGCGCGGCATCGAGATGCGCAAAGCGCGCGAAGTGGGCCTGCTGTGGTTCTGGCTCGACGCGGTGCCGATGTTCGCGTTCGCGGTGTGTCTGCTGCTGGGCATCTGGCTGGCGACGCAGGGTCAGCTCACCGTCGGCGAGCTGTTCGGGTTCTTCGCCATGGCAACAGCCCTGCGCTGGCCGCTGGAGTCCCTCGGGTTCTTGTTCTCGTTCCTGATGGACGCGCGCACGGCCACCGACCGCATCTTCGAGGTGTTCAACGAGGCGAACACGATCACCTCGCCGGCAGACCCCTCCACCATCATCGCGCCGCACGGGGAGCTCGCCTTCCGGGGCGTGCATTTCCGGTATCAGGATGCCGCGGCCCACGAGCGCGATCTGCTCGACGGTGTCGACCTCGTGCTGCGGCCGGGCGAGACGATGGCTCTGGTCGGTCTGACCGGTTCGGGCAAGACGACCCTGACGACGTTGCCGGCGCGGCTGTACGACGTGACCGGTGGAGCGGTCGAGCTCGACGGCGTCGACGTGCGGGAGCTCACCCTCAGCGAGCTGCGGCGCCACATCGCGATGGCGTTCGAAGACGCCACGCTGTTCTCGGCGTCCGTGCGCGAGAACGTGCTGCTGGGCCGCGACGACCTCGACCCGCACAGCCCCGAAGCGCAGGCAGTGCTCGACGAGGCGCTCGAGACGGCGCAGGCGCACTTCGCCTATGAGCTGCCCGACGGCGTGGACACGACCGTCGGTGAAGAGGGGCTGAGCCTGTCGGGCGGCCAGCGCCAGCGCCTCGCGCTGGCACGCGCGGTCGCGGCCGCCCCCACCGTCATGGTGCTCGATGACCCGCTGTCGGCGCTGGATGTGGACACCGAGGCGCTCGTCGAAGGCGCGCTGCGTCGCGTGCTGGCCTCGACGACCGCGCTCATCGTGGCCCATCGCTCGTCGACCGTGGCCCTGGCCGACCGCGTCGCGCTGCTGCAGGACGGGCGCGTCACGGCGGTCGGCACCCACGCCGAACTGCTGCGCACGAGTGACCATTACCGATTCGTGATCTCGAGTCTGGAGACCGAGGATCAACGCGTGCGAGAGGTGGAGGTGAACCTGTGA
- a CDS encoding ABC transporter ATP-binding protein gives MSTVTGTQGEDRNDYTKAESRAIRQRSLRLLGSLISPMRGLVVLSAVVIVVSTAFQVVGPTLIAYGINTALPRALEAADWMPALGITIAYIVVGGLGALLMGWFVVVSARLTQTILLDLRTRIFRHTQRLSLEFHEKYTSGRIISRQTSDLESIRELLDGGLNQLVSGVLFGVFTLISLFLLDWRSGAVLVCMGIPLAVLMRWFYRQSQKGFRESRVVSAKLIVQFVETMTGIRAVKAFRKEKRNDHEFGGISEEYRRVNLRLVNLFGIFDPGLILLANITMAIVLLWGAFRVVDGTLLIGSLLAAVMYIRNFFSPLEEVAMFLNSYQSATAALEKVSGVMEEEPSVPDPTTPVDLWNAKGHLRFEDVEFGYGAGKTILPDFSLDIPAGQTVALVGTTGAGKSTLAKLVSRFYDPTRGAVTLDGIDLRELHPKDLRRAIVMVTQEAYLFSGTVADNIALGKPDASLDEIQAAARAVGADAFIQALPDGYDTDVNKRGGRVSAGQRQLISFARAFLADPAVLILDEATASLDMPSERQVQEALQTLLADRTAIIIAHRLSTVAIADRVLVMEHGRIIEDDAPDTLIAGSGKFAQLHAAWRESLV, from the coding sequence GTGAGCACCGTCACGGGAACACAGGGCGAAGACCGCAACGACTACACGAAGGCCGAGAGCCGCGCCATCCGGCAGCGCTCGCTGCGCCTGCTCGGGTCGCTGATCTCCCCGATGCGGGGACTGGTCGTGCTGTCGGCCGTCGTGATCGTGGTCTCGACCGCCTTTCAGGTGGTCGGACCGACTCTCATCGCATACGGCATCAACACCGCGCTGCCGCGGGCGCTGGAGGCCGCGGACTGGATGCCGGCGTTGGGCATCACCATCGCCTACATCGTGGTCGGGGGGCTGGGCGCCCTGCTGATGGGCTGGTTCGTGGTCGTGTCGGCACGGCTGACCCAGACGATCCTGCTCGATCTGCGCACCCGGATCTTCCGGCACACGCAGCGCCTGAGCCTGGAGTTCCATGAGAAGTACACGTCGGGGCGGATCATCTCGCGCCAGACCAGCGACCTCGAATCGATCCGCGAACTGCTCGACGGCGGCCTGAACCAGCTCGTGTCGGGTGTGCTGTTCGGCGTGTTCACGCTCATCTCGCTGTTCCTGCTGGACTGGCGCAGCGGCGCCGTGCTGGTGTGCATGGGCATTCCGCTGGCCGTCCTGATGCGCTGGTTCTACCGGCAGTCGCAGAAGGGGTTCCGCGAGTCGCGGGTCGTGTCGGCCAAGCTCATCGTGCAGTTCGTCGAGACGATGACCGGCATCCGCGCCGTCAAGGCCTTCCGCAAAGAGAAACGCAACGACCACGAGTTCGGCGGGATCTCGGAGGAGTACCGACGCGTCAACCTGCGCCTGGTGAACCTGTTCGGCATCTTCGACCCGGGCCTGATCCTGCTGGCGAACATCACGATGGCCATCGTGCTGCTGTGGGGCGCGTTCCGCGTCGTCGACGGCACGCTGCTGATCGGCTCACTGCTGGCGGCGGTCATGTACATTCGCAACTTCTTCAGCCCGCTGGAGGAGGTCGCGATGTTCCTGAACTCATACCAGTCGGCCACAGCGGCGCTGGAGAAGGTCTCGGGCGTCATGGAGGAGGAGCCGAGCGTCCCCGACCCGACGACCCCCGTCGACCTGTGGAACGCGAAGGGACACCTGCGCTTCGAAGACGTGGAGTTCGGCTACGGTGCGGGCAAGACGATCCTTCCGGACTTCTCGCTGGACATCCCCGCCGGGCAGACGGTCGCGCTGGTGGGCACCACCGGAGCGGGCAAGTCGACGCTGGCCAAGCTCGTGTCGCGGTTCTACGACCCGACGCGCGGTGCGGTCACGCTCGACGGCATCGATCTGCGCGAGCTGCACCCGAAGGATCTGCGACGCGCGATCGTCATGGTCACCCAGGAGGCGTATCTGTTCAGCGGCACGGTCGCCGACAACATCGCGCTGGGCAAGCCCGACGCGTCGCTGGATGAGATCCAGGCGGCGGCTCGCGCAGTGGGGGCGGATGCCTTCATCCAGGCGCTGCCGGACGGCTACGACACCGACGTGAACAAGCGCGGAGGCCGTGTCTCGGCCGGTCAGCGTCAGCTGATCTCGTTCGCGCGCGCCTTCCTCGCCGACCCAGCGGTGCTGATCCTGGACGAGGCGACCGCCTCGCTGGACATGCCCAGCGAACGCCAGGTGCAGGAGGCCCTGCAGACGCTGCTGGCAGACCGCACGGCGATCATCATCGCCCACCGCCTGTCGACGGTGGCCATCGCCGACCGGGTGCTGGTCATGGAGCACGGACGGATCATCGAAGACGACGCACCCGACACTCTCATCGCCGGTTCGGGCAAGTTCGCCCAGCTGCATGCGGCGTGGCGGGAATCGCTGGTCTGA
- a CDS encoding GNAT family N-acetyltransferase, translating into MRELRLVELSATTIVAVNNFSLKPGQEEFLSPISYGVAATVVNPQTSWQRVVVDGDEVVGFISANFDNDFPQEHFRSVLWRINVDADEQGRGVGRFAVDGLIAEARSRGMDHVNVIYEAGSGGPQKFFERVGFTPVGETEYGEVIAEIAV; encoded by the coding sequence ATGCGTGAGCTGCGACTGGTGGAACTGTCCGCGACGACCATTGTGGCCGTGAACAACTTTTCGCTGAAGCCCGGGCAGGAAGAGTTCCTCTCGCCCATCAGCTATGGCGTCGCAGCCACCGTCGTCAACCCGCAGACCTCGTGGCAGCGCGTCGTGGTCGACGGCGACGAGGTCGTCGGCTTCATCAGCGCGAACTTCGACAACGACTTCCCCCAGGAGCATTTCCGGTCGGTGCTGTGGCGCATCAACGTCGATGCGGATGAGCAGGGTCGTGGCGTGGGCCGCTTCGCCGTGGACGGGTTGATCGCCGAGGCGCGCTCGCGCGGCATGGATCACGTGAACGTCATCTACGAAGCCGGCAGCGGCGGTCCCCAGAAGTTCTTCGAGCGCGTTGGTTTCACGCCGGTCGGTGAGACCGAGTACGGCGAGGTCATTGCCGAGATCGCCGTCTGA
- a CDS encoding NADP-dependent isocitrate dehydrogenase, with the protein MTDSTIIYTYTDEAPALATASFLPIIQAVTGQAGVHIETRDISLAGRILSAFPQKLTPEQQVGDALAELGGLATLPEANIIKLPNISASIPQLKAAIAELQGKGYDIPDFPDEPDTLEAKDVRARYDRIKGSAVNPVLREGNSDRRAPLAVKNYARKHPHVNKPFPAGSKTRVATMGHDDFQSNEKSVVIPNDDVLTIQHVAEDGTVTPLKTGLKVLSGEIIDGTFMSAAALDAFLAETLQQAKDADVLYSVHLKATMMKVSDPIIFGHVVKAYFADVFDRYGDKIAEAGLSANNGLGSILAGLAAVEGGAQIADAITADLAAGPRLSYVNSDKGTTNLHVPSDVIVDASMPALIRNGGKLWGADGGEDDTLAVIPDSSYAGVYQATIDDVIANGPLDPATIGSVPNVGLMAQAAEEYGSHDKTFEIATAGHVQVVDSAGEVLIEHAVQPGDVWRATQTKDIPVRDWVKLAVTRARATGVPAVFWLDANRAHDAQLIAKVATYLGKLDTTGVTTMILPPAEATRYSLARLRQGQDTISVTGNVLRDYLTDLFPILEVGTSAKMLSIVPLLAGGGLFETGAGGSAPKHVQQLLAEDYLRWDSLGEFFALAASLEHYAGFTGNGKAQILAATLDAATGTFLENDKSPGRKLGTTDNRGSHFYLALYWVSELAQQADDAELAAVFAPVAAALAENEKTIVEELLAVQGHEVSIGGYYRPDGALVAEVMRPSATLNGIIDGLS; encoded by the coding sequence GTGACCGATTCCACCATCATCTACACGTACACCGACGAGGCCCCGGCGCTGGCCACGGCATCCTTCCTGCCGATCATCCAGGCCGTCACCGGACAGGCCGGCGTGCACATCGAGACCCGCGACATCTCGCTGGCCGGGCGCATCCTGTCCGCCTTCCCGCAGAAGCTCACTCCCGAGCAGCAGGTGGGCGACGCGCTGGCCGAGCTCGGGGGCCTGGCCACCCTGCCCGAGGCCAACATCATCAAGCTGCCCAACATCTCGGCCTCGATCCCGCAGCTGAAGGCCGCGATCGCCGAGCTTCAGGGCAAGGGATACGACATCCCCGACTTCCCCGACGAGCCCGACACGCTCGAGGCGAAGGATGTGCGCGCCCGCTACGATCGCATCAAGGGATCGGCCGTGAACCCCGTGCTGCGCGAGGGCAACAGCGACCGCCGTGCCCCTCTGGCGGTCAAGAACTACGCGCGCAAGCACCCGCACGTCAACAAGCCGTTCCCGGCGGGCTCGAAGACCCGCGTAGCCACGATGGGTCACGACGACTTCCAGAGCAACGAGAAGTCCGTGGTGATCCCCAACGATGACGTGCTGACGATCCAGCACGTCGCCGAGGACGGCACGGTCACCCCGCTGAAGACCGGTCTGAAGGTGCTCTCCGGCGAGATCATCGACGGCACGTTCATGTCGGCGGCGGCGCTGGACGCGTTCCTGGCCGAGACGCTGCAGCAGGCGAAGGATGCCGACGTCCTGTACTCCGTGCACCTGAAGGCCACGATGATGAAGGTCTCGGACCCGATCATCTTCGGCCACGTCGTGAAGGCCTACTTCGCCGACGTGTTCGACCGCTACGGCGACAAGATCGCCGAAGCCGGGCTCAGCGCGAACAACGGCCTGGGGTCGATCCTCGCGGGTCTGGCGGCGGTCGAAGGCGGGGCGCAGATCGCCGACGCGATCACGGCCGACCTCGCGGCGGGACCACGGCTGTCGTACGTGAACAGCGACAAGGGTACGACGAACCTGCACGTGCCCAGCGACGTCATCGTGGATGCCTCGATGCCCGCGCTGATCCGCAACGGCGGCAAGCTGTGGGGCGCCGACGGCGGCGAGGACGACACCCTGGCCGTCATCCCCGATTCGTCGTACGCCGGGGTCTACCAGGCCACGATCGACGACGTCATCGCGAACGGTCCGCTGGATCCTGCCACGATCGGCAGCGTCCCCAACGTCGGGCTCATGGCGCAGGCCGCCGAAGAGTACGGCAGCCACGACAAGACCTTCGAGATCGCCACGGCAGGTCACGTGCAGGTCGTCGACAGTGCGGGCGAGGTGCTCATCGAGCACGCCGTGCAGCCGGGGGATGTCTGGCGCGCCACGCAGACCAAGGACATCCCGGTGCGCGACTGGGTCAAGCTGGCCGTGACCCGCGCGCGTGCGACCGGCGTGCCGGCAGTGTTCTGGCTCGATGCGAATCGTGCGCACGACGCTCAGCTGATCGCGAAGGTGGCCACCTACCTCGGCAAGCTCGACACGACCGGGGTCACCACGATGATCCTGCCGCCGGCCGAAGCCACGCGCTATTCGCTCGCGCGGCTGCGCCAGGGCCAGGACACGATCTCGGTGACCGGCAACGTGCTGCGCGATTATCTGACCGACCTGTTCCCGATCCTCGAGGTCGGCACCAGCGCCAAGATGCTCTCGATCGTGCCGCTGCTCGCGGGCGGCGGCCTGTTCGAGACCGGTGCCGGCGGGTCCGCGCCCAAGCATGTGCAGCAGCTGCTGGCCGAGGACTACCTGCGGTGGGACTCGCTGGGCGAGTTCTTCGCACTGGCCGCCTCGCTCGAGCACTACGCCGGGTTCACCGGCAACGGCAAGGCGCAGATTCTGGCGGCGACGCTGGATGCTGCGACCGGGACGTTCCTGGAGAACGACAAGTCGCCGGGCCGCAAACTCGGAACGACCGACAACCGCGGCAGTCACTTCTATCTCGCGCTGTACTGGGTGAGCGAGCTCGCCCAGCAGGCCGACGACGCAGAGCTGGCGGCGGTCTTCGCCCCGGTGGCGGCGGCCCTGGCCGAGAACGAGAAGACGATCGTCGAGGAGCTTCTGGCCGTGCAGGGCCATGAGGTATCGATCGGCGGGTACTACCGCCCGGACGGCGCGCTGGTCGCAGAGGTCATGCGCCCCTCGGCGACGCTGAACGGCATCATCGACGGCCTGAGCTGA
- a CDS encoding LLM class flavin-dependent oxidoreductase — MRIGIVILPQRPWHEQRELWRRAEDYGFDHAFTYDHLSWRSLAGQSWGATVPTLAGAALVTERIRLGTFVASPNFRHPVPFAKDLATIDEMSGGRFTLGLGAGTTGFDADVLGTAPLTAGDRHARFMEFVDVLDLLLRFEQPGTDGIDFDGQWYTAARARMVGRPAQSPRMPFVIAANGPRGIARAVQTGQGWVTTGPATDDEREWWSGVGALARRVDDAEAAASRTRPLDRYLSLDSGAAYSLASAVRFEDAVARAEDLGFTDVIAHWPRADGIYAGDESVLDQIAPASR, encoded by the coding sequence ATGCGCATCGGCATCGTCATCCTCCCCCAGCGTCCGTGGCACGAGCAGCGCGAGCTGTGGCGGCGGGCCGAGGACTACGGCTTCGACCATGCGTTCACTTACGACCATCTGTCGTGGCGGTCGCTGGCCGGTCAGAGCTGGGGGGCGACCGTGCCGACCCTCGCCGGCGCGGCGCTGGTGACCGAGCGGATCAGGCTGGGCACGTTCGTGGCGTCGCCGAACTTCCGCCACCCGGTGCCGTTCGCCAAAGACCTCGCGACCATCGACGAGATGTCCGGCGGGCGGTTCACCCTCGGTCTCGGTGCAGGAACGACCGGCTTCGACGCCGATGTGCTGGGTACTGCGCCGCTGACCGCCGGTGATCGGCACGCCCGGTTCATGGAGTTCGTCGACGTGCTGGACCTGTTGCTGCGCTTCGAACAGCCGGGCACGGACGGCATCGACTTCGACGGACAGTGGTACACGGCCGCGCGGGCACGCATGGTGGGCCGGCCGGCACAGAGCCCGCGGATGCCGTTCGTGATCGCCGCGAACGGGCCGCGCGGCATCGCCCGCGCCGTCCAGACCGGCCAGGGGTGGGTGACCACCGGCCCCGCGACCGACGACGAGCGGGAGTGGTGGAGTGGCGTGGGCGCACTCGCCCGGCGCGTCGACGATGCCGAGGCCGCGGCATCCCGCACCCGTCCGCTGGACCGCTATCTGTCACTGGACAGCGGCGCGGCATACTCGCTGGCCAGCGCGGTGCGGTTCGAAGACGCCGTCGCCCGCGCCGAGGACCTCGGGTTCACCGACGTGATCGCGCACTGGCCGCGCGCCGACGGCATCTATGCCGGCGATGAATCGGTGCTCGACCAGATCGCCCCGGCGTCGCGGTAG